A genomic region of Bernardetia sp. ABR2-2B contains the following coding sequences:
- the atpD gene encoding F0F1 ATP synthase subunit beta produces the protein MATTGKIVQVIGPVVDVSFVDGSLPHILDALEVTKEDGTLVVLECQQHLGEDRVRTISMEGTEGLRRGMTVTNTGQPISMPVGEDIKGRLFNVVGEAIDGIPQPKGDQRLPIHRDPPAFENLSTSTEVLFTGIKVIDLLEPYSKGGKIGLFGGAGVGKTVLIQELINNIAKAYAGLSVFAGVGERTREGNDLLREMLESGIVDYGKDFLHSMEEGGWDLSLVDQEKMKDSKATFVFGQMNEPPGARARVALSGLTMAEYYRDGDGQGKGRDILFFIDNIFRFTQAGSEVSALLGRMPSAVGYQPTLATEMGVMQERITSTKRGSITSVQAVYVPADDLTDPAPATTFSHLDATTVLSRKISELGIYPAVDPLDSTSRILSAEIVGDEHYDTAQRVKNMLQRYNELQDIIAILGMDELSEEDKLVVTRARRVQRFLSQPFHVAEQFTGLQGQLVDIKDTIRGFNMIMDGELDQYPEKAFLLKGTIEQVIEAGEKLLKEANA, from the coding sequence ATGGCAACAACAGGCAAAATCGTTCAAGTAATTGGTCCAGTAGTGGACGTGAGTTTCGTAGATGGTTCTTTACCTCATATCTTAGATGCTCTTGAAGTAACAAAAGAAGACGGTACACTCGTTGTACTAGAATGTCAGCAACACTTAGGCGAAGACCGTGTACGTACTATCTCTATGGAAGGTACTGAAGGTCTTAGACGTGGAATGACAGTTACAAACACAGGTCAGCCAATTTCTATGCCTGTTGGAGAAGATATAAAAGGACGTTTGTTCAACGTAGTTGGAGAAGCTATCGATGGTATTCCTCAACCAAAAGGAGACCAACGCCTTCCTATTCACCGTGACCCTCCTGCTTTTGAAAACCTTTCAACTTCAACAGAGGTACTTTTTACAGGTATTAAAGTAATTGACCTTTTAGAGCCTTATTCAAAAGGTGGTAAAATTGGTCTTTTTGGTGGTGCAGGTGTAGGTAAAACAGTTCTTATCCAAGAGCTTATCAATAACATTGCAAAAGCGTATGCTGGTCTTTCTGTATTTGCAGGTGTAGGTGAGCGTACTCGTGAAGGAAATGACCTTCTTCGTGAGATGTTAGAATCTGGAATTGTAGATTATGGTAAAGACTTCTTGCATTCTATGGAAGAAGGTGGCTGGGATTTATCTCTTGTAGATCAAGAAAAAATGAAAGACTCTAAAGCTACTTTTGTTTTTGGTCAAATGAATGAGCCTCCAGGGGCAAGAGCTAGAGTTGCTCTTTCTGGTCTTACAATGGCAGAGTATTATCGTGATGGAGACGGACAAGGAAAAGGACGTGATATTCTTTTCTTTATCGATAACATTTTCCGTTTTACACAAGCAGGTTCTGAGGTATCGGCACTTTTAGGTCGTATGCCATCTGCCGTAGGTTATCAGCCAACACTAGCAACAGAGATGGGTGTAATGCAAGAGCGTATTACTTCTACTAAGCGTGGTTCAATTACTTCTGTACAGGCCGTTTATGTACCTGCAGATGACTTGACTGACCCAGCTCCAGCAACAACTTTCTCTCACTTGGATGCTACTACTGTACTTTCTCGTAAGATTTCAGAGCTTGGTATCTATCCTGCCGTAGATCCTTTGGATTCTACTTCACGTATTTTGAGTGCAGAAATTGTCGGCGATGAGCATTATGACACAGCACAACGTGTTAAGAATATGCTTCAGCGTTACAATGAGCTTCAAGATATTATTGCTATTTTGGGTATGGACGAACTTTCTGAAGAAGATAAATTAGTTGTAACTCGTGCAAGACGTGTTCAGCGTTTCTTATCTCAGCCATTCCACGTAGCAGAGCAGTTTACAGGTCTTCAAGGACAATTAGTTGATATTAAAGATACTATCCGTGGATTTAATATGATTATGGACGGAGAGCTTGACCAGTATCCTGAAAAAGCATTCCTTCTTAAAGGAACAATCGAACAAGTAATCGAAGCTGGTGAGAAACTTCTTAAAGAAGCAAACGCCTAA
- the atpC gene encoding ATP synthase F1 subunit epsilon, which translates to MFLEIITPDDKTFSGQATSVLVPGSEAKGSFEILDNHSALVSSLQEGKVKIRTQEGKEVFYTISGGVIEVLNNHVIILAESTSLDN; encoded by the coding sequence ATGTTTTTGGAAATCATTACTCCAGACGATAAAACTTTTTCAGGACAAGCAACAAGTGTTTTAGTACCAGGTTCGGAAGCAAAAGGTTCTTTCGAAATTTTGGATAATCACTCTGCTCTTGTGAGTTCTTTGCAAGAAGGAAAAGTAAAAATACGCACCCAAGAAGGAAAAGAAGTTTTCTATACTATTAGTGGTGGTGTAATCGAAGTGCTTAATAACCATGTCATTATTTTAGCAGAATCTACTAGTTTAGATAATTAG